One Eubacterium sp. AB3007 genomic window, CAAATCACCAACTTGTCCGCATCCGGGTGTGGCTCGATCTTTTCGATGCGGCCTACCTTGACACCTTCGATTCCTGTGCCGATCTCAGTACAGGTTTCCAGGTTAGAACCGGACATGATCATCCTGTCGCAGAACTCCTTGACAGGCACATCTATATCGACATAATCTTTTAACCAGTTTACTGATACTATCATAGCTGCAGACCTCCTATTTGAACTGATTGATGAATCTCATATCGTTCTCATAGAGAAGTCTGATATCATCGATTCCATATTTCAGCATTGCAATTCTCTCTACTCCCATACCGACTGCGAATCCCGTGTATTTCTCGGTGTCGATACCGCCGGCCTTATGTACGTGCGGGTGCGTCATTCCGCAGCCCAGGATCTCGATCCATCCGCTGCCCTTGCACACATTGCAGCCCTTGCCGCCGCACTTGAAGCAGGATACATCCATCTCCGCGCTGGGCTCCGTAAAGGGAAAGTGATGAGGACGGAACTTGGTTCTGGTCTCCGGCCCAAAGAGTTTCTTTGCCATGTGATCCAGGCTGCCCTTCAGGTCTGCCATGGTAATGCCCTCACCGATGACCATCATCTCCACCTGATGGAAGGTGGGCGAATGGGTGGCATCAGGCGTGTCGCAGCGGAAACAACGCCCTGGGATGACGATCTTATAAGGCAGGGGCAGTTCCTTCTCCGCTCTCACCTCACCGGAGGAGGTGTGTGGGCGGAGCACGATGTCCTTGTCAATATAGAAGGTATCTGTCATATCTCTGGCAGGGTGGAACTCCGGAGAATTCAGACCATCAAAAGTGTTATATACG contains:
- the pheS gene encoding phenylalanine--tRNA ligase subunit alpha, producing MQENLQKVLEEARKQLENAKTLADAEDVRVKVMGKKGSLTQILRGMGKLSKEEKKAMGQSANEAKGIFAQLLEQKKAEIKKAAREARFLAETIDVTEPAAKVTIGVQHPVTQVINEIVDIFRSMGYSVYESPEVDTVYNTFDGLNSPEFHPARDMTDTFYIDKDIVLRPHTSSGEVRAEKELPLPYKIVIPGRCFRCDTPDATHSPTFHQVEMMVIGEGITMADLKGSLDHMAKKLFGPETRTKFRPHHFPFTEPSAEMDVSCFKCGGKGCNVCKGSGWIEILGCGMTHPHVHKAGGIDTEKYTGFAVGMGVERIAMLKYGIDDIRLLYENDMRFINQFK